A part of Prolixibacteraceae bacterium genomic DNA contains:
- a CDS encoding SPOR domain-containing protein, with amino-acid sequence MTRHFLILLLIIPFLISNDAQAHTTQKKKKPATEKAEKKKDKKEKKSPEKEEKKEKAPKEKKTKEKPLTRHRVEKAWTIQAGGGITTFFKETMGSNADYSTIAPMATFGIHRAINDIMMLGIDANYGMVIGQTAKPTIIDGKLNFIVNFSNWANKDVVDSKFTFYGKVGGGINYLQHSTLEKPTENWAMSFGAGIMVDYNISKHFALRLTADGNVLHRQYYEGGSDKDYNFNRNPIYLNAGLGFAYKFNFRKDKEEKMKKIIRNKNMEFFRKDVHEFDVKTKEYIAKDDECFVDVDVIKGKFQADAKLELELLPGIMGYNEKTGKYDLETIKIIDDNMTANDTIHYQFKLKASQEFDRGIYVLGTYSYINKNKKRQKVKIQSSVYKSAKWEFRVQLAAFSKIPFTNEIARKYFRIDSEIIDEDNNGITKFLIGRFKSYAQAKEYCQKIQEDTTIRDAFVVGYKNGVRVRTLKGEHFGSYK; translated from the coding sequence ATGACAAGACATTTTTTAATTCTTCTTTTAATTATACCTTTTCTGATATCGAATGATGCTCAGGCACATACTACTCAGAAGAAAAAGAAGCCGGCCACAGAAAAAGCGGAGAAAAAGAAAGATAAGAAGGAAAAGAAGTCTCCTGAAAAAGAGGAAAAGAAAGAGAAAGCGCCTAAAGAGAAAAAGACAAAGGAGAAACCACTCACTCGTCATAGAGTTGAAAAAGCTTGGACAATACAAGCTGGTGGAGGTATTACTACTTTCTTTAAAGAGACAATGGGATCCAATGCTGATTATAGTACGATAGCACCTATGGCTACGTTCGGGATCCATCGTGCAATAAATGACATAATGATGTTAGGGATCGATGCCAACTATGGAATGGTAATTGGTCAAACTGCAAAACCTACGATAATAGATGGAAAACTGAATTTCATCGTTAACTTCTCTAATTGGGCCAACAAAGATGTTGTTGATTCTAAATTCACATTTTATGGTAAAGTAGGAGGAGGAATTAACTATCTTCAACATTCAACACTCGAAAAACCAACAGAAAACTGGGCAATGAGTTTTGGAGCAGGAATCATGGTTGATTATAATATTTCAAAACATTTTGCACTTAGATTAACTGCAGATGGTAATGTACTTCATCGTCAATATTACGAAGGTGGAAGTGACAAGGATTATAATTTTAATCGCAATCCGATTTATCTTAATGCAGGACTTGGATTTGCCTACAAATTCAACTTTCGTAAAGACAAAGAAGAGAAGATGAAGAAAATTATCCGTAATAAAAATATGGAGTTCTTCAGAAAAGATGTTCATGAGTTTGACGTTAAGACCAAAGAGTATATTGCGAAGGACGATGAGTGTTTCGTAGATGTAGATGTCATTAAAGGCAAGTTCCAAGCAGATGCTAAATTAGAACTTGAACTACTTCCTGGAATCATGGGCTATAATGAAAAGACAGGGAAATACGACCTTGAGACCATCAAAATTATCGATGATAATATGACTGCAAATGACACCATTCATTATCAGTTTAAACTCAAAGCATCACAAGAGTTTGATAGAGGAATATATGTTTTAGGAACCTACTCCTATATCAACAAGAATAAAAAACGTCAAAAGGTTAAAATCCAATCTTCGGTATACAAATCTGCGAAATGGGAATTCCGTGTACAATTAGCGGCATTCAGCAAAATTCCATTCACCAATGAAATTGCACGTAAATATTTCCGTATAGATTCTGAAATCATAGACGAAGATAATAATGGTATCACAAAATTCTTAATTGGTAGATTTAAATCATATGCACAAGCGAAAGAGTATTGCCAAAAGATTCAAGAAGACACCACCATTCGGGATGCCTTTGTGGTAGGATATAAGAATGGCGTTCGTGTTCGAACCTTAAAGGGAGAACACTTCGGAAGTTATAAGTAA
- a CDS encoding RNA methyltransferase: MENYKYVAKTFAGLEGVLAKELIDLGASNVEEQRRAVSFEGDKEMLYRANYCCRTALRILKPIYEFDVTNRDSLYEEASKVDWTQYLTLGKTFALDSVVTSDLFANSMFVSLRVKDAIVDQFRKKYKKRPSVDPENPDIKVHVHLMGNKCSLSLDSSGDALYRRGYRLGQNDAPLSEVLAAGMILLSGWDQNSAFVDPMCGSGTLLIEAAMIAYGIPPGVYRQSFGFENWPDFDADAFENVYDDDYEKEFDYPILGSDVHPGTLKIAEKNIRNANLFKCIHLKHKDIREVKCLVDGGTIITNPPYGERMKPNSLEHLYRSIGDTLKKEFAGYDAWILSSSKEGFKSVGLRTSQKIKLFNGSLECSFNHYELYEGTKKRPSETQEEED, encoded by the coding sequence GTGGAAAACTACAAGTATGTAGCCAAGACATTCGCTGGTTTAGAGGGGGTGTTGGCAAAAGAGTTAATCGATCTAGGAGCTTCTAATGTTGAAGAGCAGAGAAGAGCTGTTAGTTTCGAAGGAGATAAAGAGATGTTGTATCGTGCGAACTATTGTTGCCGAACAGCGTTGAGGATCTTGAAGCCAATTTATGAGTTTGATGTAACCAATAGAGACTCTCTATATGAAGAGGCATCAAAAGTGGATTGGACTCAATATTTAACTTTGGGAAAGACCTTTGCACTAGACTCAGTTGTTACGTCTGATCTGTTTGCCAATTCAATGTTTGTATCTCTTCGTGTGAAAGATGCCATTGTTGATCAATTCCGAAAGAAGTATAAGAAGCGTCCTTCTGTTGATCCTGAAAATCCTGACATTAAGGTACATGTCCATTTAATGGGTAATAAGTGTTCTCTATCTTTAGATAGTTCTGGAGATGCTTTGTATCGTCGTGGATATCGTTTGGGACAGAATGATGCACCACTTAGTGAGGTTTTGGCTGCTGGTATGATTCTGTTGAGTGGATGGGATCAGAATAGTGCTTTTGTAGATCCTATGTGTGGATCTGGTACACTTCTTATTGAGGCTGCAATGATTGCGTATGGTATTCCTCCTGGGGTTTATCGTCAAAGTTTCGGTTTTGAGAATTGGCCTGATTTCGATGCAGACGCATTTGAGAATGTGTATGATGATGATTATGAGAAGGAGTTTGATTATCCAATTCTTGGATCTGATGTACACCCAGGTACACTTAAGATTGCAGAAAAGAATATTCGTAATGCAAATCTATTTAAGTGTATCCATTTAAAGCATAAAGATATTCGTGAAGTGAAATGTCTGGTTGATGGTGGAACTATCATCACAAACCCACCTTATGGTGAGCGTATGAAACCAAATTCACTTGAGCACCTTTATCGTTCGATTGGAGATACGCTTAAGAAAGAGTTTGCTGGATATGATGCTTGGATTTTATCTTCTTCTAAAGAAGGGTTTAAGAGTGTTGGTTTAAGAACAAGCCAAAAGATCAAGCTATTTAATGGTTCTTTAGAGTGTAGTTTTAATCACTACGAACTTTACGAAGGAACAAAGAAAAGACCTTCTGAGACACAAGAAGAGGAGGATTAA
- a CDS encoding serine acetyltransferase, with protein MDDKNVKQRFEGIVDALSAPTSYLKVCHEHYEDEPMPSIAVLQDIVEKCRQLIFPGFYGFIPINPTTLKYYTGLLVDQIYEMLNDQVLAGLCFSCTQERTVELLMSRKKLSKQITIDFIESIPMLREKMSKDVEAAFLNDPAASHQGEVVFSYPSIKAICNYRVAHCLYKLGVPMIPRIISELAHSETGIDIHPHAQIGESFSIDHGTGVVIGSTCIIGDRVQLFQGVTLGAKSFPLDENGNPIKGIARHPIVENDVVIYSNATILGRITVGHHATIGGNVWVTDDVLPYARIIQGRSRVEKFIDGGGI; from the coding sequence ATGGATGATAAAAATGTAAAACAAAGGTTCGAAGGAATTGTGGATGCTCTTTCAGCACCAACTTCTTATTTAAAGGTTTGTCATGAGCATTATGAAGATGAGCCAATGCCTAGTATTGCGGTATTGCAGGATATCGTGGAAAAATGTCGACAGCTAATATTTCCAGGTTTTTATGGTTTTATCCCTATAAACCCTACTACATTAAAATATTACACTGGATTGTTGGTAGATCAGATCTACGAGATGCTTAATGACCAAGTGTTGGCAGGTCTTTGCTTCTCTTGTACGCAAGAGAGGACAGTCGAGTTGTTGATGTCACGAAAGAAATTGAGTAAACAGATTACGATCGACTTCATTGAGTCGATACCGATGTTACGTGAAAAGATGTCGAAGGATGTGGAGGCTGCATTTTTAAATGATCCTGCGGCGAGTCATCAAGGAGAGGTCGTATTTAGTTATCCATCCATCAAAGCAATCTGTAATTATCGTGTTGCCCACTGTTTATACAAACTTGGTGTTCCAATGATTCCAAGAATTATTTCTGAATTAGCACACTCGGAGACGGGTATTGATATACACCCTCATGCACAGATTGGAGAGTCGTTTTCGATAGACCATGGTACAGGAGTTGTGATTGGTTCAACATGTATTATTGGAGATCGAGTACAGTTGTTCCAGGGGGTTACATTAGGAGCCAAAAGTTTCCCATTGGATGAGAATGGTAATCCAATAAAGGGTATTGCTCGTCATCCTATTGTAGAAAATGATGTGGTAATCTATTCTAATGCTACTATTCTTGGGCGAATTACAGTAGGACATCATGCTACGATCGGTGGTAATGTATGGGTCACAGATGATGTTTTGCCCTATGCTAGAATAATACAAGGACGCTCTCGTGTTGAAAAATTTATCGATGGAGGCGGAATTTGA
- a CDS encoding ATP-binding protein, translating to MYRVVITGPESVGKSTMSKYLAKYFDGVDIPEYARTYVEEHGFDYSYEDVVAIASHQVDQDMALVGEPLKFVFYDSWMIITKIWFEEVYNKVPEFVDQHIQQYAADLYLLLDYDLPWEEDPTRENGGERRAYLYERYKRELKSHGCDFIEISGVGDVRFENGKRAVEKFLKSRSENI from the coding sequence ATGTATAGAGTGGTTATTACTGGTCCGGAATCTGTAGGTAAGTCAACGATGTCGAAGTATTTAGCTAAATATTTTGATGGTGTGGATATTCCTGAGTATGCTCGGACTTATGTAGAAGAGCATGGTTTTGATTATAGTTATGAGGATGTTGTTGCTATTGCATCACACCAGGTGGATCAGGATATGGCATTAGTGGGTGAGCCTTTAAAGTTCGTTTTTTATGATAGTTGGATGATCATCACCAAGATTTGGTTTGAAGAAGTTTATAATAAAGTGCCTGAATTTGTTGATCAACATATTCAGCAATATGCTGCAGACTTATATCTGTTGTTAGATTATGATCTTCCTTGGGAGGAGGATCCAACTAGAGAGAATGGGGGTGAACGACGTGCTTATCTGTATGAGAGGTATAAGAGAGAGTTGAAGTCACATGGATGTGATTTTATCGAGATCTCTGGAGTAGGCGATGTTCGTTTTGAGAATGGAAAACGCGCCGTAGAAAAGTTTTTAAAAAGCAGAAGCGAAAATATATAG
- the pnuC gene encoding nicotinamide riboside transporter PnuC produces the protein MLDTLLDWIVTDKNLEWISAILGFLYIFCSIREHILTWFFGVLTSALYIYVFFVNKFYADMSLQVYYVIISVYGWYMWTKKSKSNGEKSDISIRYTTRKEWLYIIVSSLVLYVGIWYLLAYHTDSPVPKVDAFTTAFGIVATWMMTKKLIEQWLFWVVIDLVAAIAYFYKDMTPTVLLMSTYTVLAAVGFYQWKRLMTKQNSAANV, from the coding sequence ATGTTGGATACTTTATTAGATTGGATTGTTACAGATAAAAACTTGGAGTGGATAAGTGCAATCCTTGGTTTTTTATATATTTTTTGTTCTATACGGGAACATATCTTGACTTGGTTCTTTGGGGTATTAACTTCGGCACTATATATCTATGTTTTCTTTGTGAATAAGTTTTATGCAGATATGTCTCTTCAGGTCTATTATGTTATAATCAGTGTCTACGGCTGGTATATGTGGACAAAGAAGTCGAAAAGTAATGGAGAGAAATCAGATATAAGTATTCGGTATACAACTCGAAAAGAGTGGTTGTATATTATTGTTTCTTCATTGGTTCTTTATGTTGGTATATGGTATTTGTTGGCTTATCATACAGACTCTCCTGTACCTAAGGTGGATGCATTTACGACGGCATTTGGAATTGTGGCGACATGGATGATGACTAAGAAACTAATTGAACAATGGCTATTTTGGGTGGTTATAGATTTAGTTGCTGCTATTGCATACTTCTATAAAGATATGACACCGACCGTATTATTAATGTCAACTTATACGGTATTGGCAGCAGTGGGATTTTATCAATGGAAACGTTTGATGACAAAACAAAATAGTGCTGCGAATGTATAG
- a CDS encoding S41 family peptidase, whose amino-acid sequence MNKLLLVFISVFMYSCSYAQTEDKSLRAQAVKYARVLSFLEEYYVDSVDLEQVTTSAIKKVLSDLDPHSSYVSAEEVEKMTEMLEGSFEGIGISFNISNDTLVVMSTISGGPSEQVGIHAGDKILMVDGENIAGVGLTNSKVVEVLRGSKGTKVVLMVKRGVQAPVDYTVVRDEIPIYSLDASYMADPNTAYIKLNRFGAKTEEEFTEALAELEKENDVQNLILDLRGNGGGYLRAAIGISNQYLNKNKLIVYTSGLHSPKKEYYSDSDGDFKQGKMIVLIDEGSASASEIVTGAIQDWDRGVVIGRRSFGKGLVQQPFMLTDGSLMRLTIAHYFTPAGRNIQKPYGKGTSAYYKDIMDRVEDGELFDSTKVVRDSTSVYYTLKNHRKFYGGGGVVPDIYVPLDSTVSYGYINQMIREDLFYPYVFEYLNKHREDIAANYPDFASYKSGYKLPVEVIENLHKRAKEKIKDVKVVENEESNAMISLQMRAIMARFLYPRGAFYEMLNEDDDEIDKALEILNSKDKYQNILNRDNAI is encoded by the coding sequence ATGAACAAATTACTATTAGTGTTTATCTCCGTGTTTATGTACTCGTGTAGTTATGCTCAAACTGAGGATAAAAGTTTACGTGCACAAGCTGTAAAGTATGCACGTGTATTAAGTTTCTTGGAAGAGTATTATGTCGATAGCGTTGACTTAGAGCAGGTAACTACCTCTGCGATAAAAAAAGTCTTATCGGATTTAGATCCTCATTCGAGTTATGTGAGTGCAGAAGAGGTGGAGAAGATGACTGAGATGTTAGAGGGTAGTTTTGAAGGGATTGGAATATCTTTCAATATATCTAATGATACATTGGTTGTTATGAGTACTATAAGTGGTGGCCCATCTGAGCAAGTTGGGATTCATGCTGGAGATAAAATATTGATGGTGGATGGTGAAAATATTGCAGGAGTGGGATTGACCAATTCAAAGGTTGTAGAGGTTCTTAGAGGAAGTAAAGGAACCAAAGTGGTCTTAATGGTCAAACGAGGTGTTCAAGCTCCTGTCGACTACACTGTTGTCAGAGATGAAATTCCGATTTATAGTTTGGATGCTTCATATATGGCAGATCCCAATACGGCATATATCAAATTAAATCGTTTTGGTGCGAAGACCGAAGAGGAGTTTACAGAGGCATTGGCTGAATTAGAGAAAGAGAATGATGTACAGAATTTAATTCTCGATCTGCGAGGTAATGGTGGAGGTTATTTACGTGCAGCTATCGGAATTTCGAATCAATATCTAAATAAAAATAAACTGATTGTTTATACCTCGGGTCTGCATAGTCCTAAAAAGGAGTACTATTCAGATTCAGATGGTGATTTTAAGCAGGGAAAGATGATTGTGCTAATTGATGAGGGCTCTGCATCTGCAAGTGAAATTGTGACGGGTGCGATTCAAGACTGGGACAGAGGAGTTGTTATTGGACGAAGATCTTTTGGTAAGGGATTAGTGCAACAGCCTTTTATGTTGACTGATGGTTCTTTGATGCGATTGACTATAGCTCATTATTTTACTCCCGCAGGACGTAATATTCAAAAGCCTTATGGAAAAGGAACAAGTGCATATTATAAAGATATCATGGATCGTGTTGAGGATGGGGAGCTCTTCGATTCGACAAAGGTGGTTCGTGATTCAACAAGTGTGTATTATACCTTAAAGAATCATCGTAAATTTTATGGTGGAGGGGGAGTCGTTCCAGATATTTATGTTCCGCTAGATTCAACGGTGAGTTATGGTTATATCAATCAGATGATACGAGAGGATCTATTCTATCCTTATGTTTTTGAGTATTTGAATAAACATAGAGAGGATATTGCAGCTAATTATCCTGATTTTGCATCGTATAAGAGTGGTTATAAGTTGCCCGTTGAGGTGATAGAGAATCTTCATAAAAGAGCAAAAGAGAAAATTAAAGATGTGAAGGTGGTAGAGAATGAAGAGTCTAATGCAATGATATCATTACAGATGAGAGCGATTATGGCACGTTTTTTATATCCAAGAGGTGCTTTTTATGAGATGCTTAATGAGGATGATGACGAAATAGACAAAGCATTAGAGATATTAAATAGCAAGGATAAGTATCAGAATATTTTAAATCGTGATAATGCGATATAG
- a CDS encoding Lrp/AsnC ligand binding domain-containing protein: MSSKGKLDVIDLKILDIISQNARIPFKDVAEKCGISRAAVHQRVNRLTEMKVIIGSGYHIDPKKVDYRTCTYVGIFLDKGGLYPTVAEKLKEIPEIVECHYTTGQYAIFAKVYSRDNEHLKDILIHQIQPIKGITSTETIISLEETFRREVPIIINEEQ, from the coding sequence ATGAGTAGCAAAGGAAAATTAGACGTAATCGATCTTAAAATATTAGATATCATATCACAGAATGCACGCATCCCATTCAAAGATGTAGCAGAAAAATGTGGTATTTCAAGAGCTGCAGTACATCAGCGAGTTAACCGTTTAACTGAGATGAAGGTAATCATCGGTTCGGGATATCATATAGATCCAAAAAAAGTGGATTATAGAACTTGTACTTATGTCGGTATTTTTCTTGATAAAGGAGGTTTATATCCAACCGTTGCGGAGAAATTAAAAGAGATACCTGAAATTGTAGAGTGTCATTACACTACTGGACAATACGCGATCTTCGCCAAAGTATACTCTAGAGACAACGAGCATCTGAAAGATATTCTCATTCATCAAATCCAACCGATTAAGGGGATAACATCTACAGAAACGATCATTTCTTTAGAAGAGACGTTTAGACGCGAGGTGCCGATAATCATCAATGAAGAACAATAA
- the rlmB gene encoding 23S rRNA (guanosine(2251)-2'-O)-methyltransferase RlmB, protein MSSQGNDYIFGIRPIMEAIHSGKPIEKILLKKESSGELYKELFALIRDKEIPFQMVPHERLQRVTKNNHQGAIAYVSPIDFANFEMLVAEKMNEDGAMPLFLLLDRITDVRNFGAIARSAEIAGVDAIIIPEAGSARINGEAVKTSAGALHTLPICKVKHLKDAVFTLQQYGVQCVAASEKAKIFYYEADFKMPLGIVMGSEDKGVTPGILKVVEQQVAIPQKGKIQSLNVSSAAAVLLFEVVRQRG, encoded by the coding sequence ATGAGTTCGCAGGGTAACGATTATATTTTTGGGATACGTCCGATAATGGAAGCTATCCATTCTGGTAAACCTATTGAGAAGATTCTATTAAAGAAGGAGAGTAGTGGAGAGTTGTATAAAGAACTTTTTGCATTGATTCGTGACAAAGAGATTCCTTTCCAGATGGTTCCTCACGAAAGACTTCAACGAGTTACCAAGAATAACCATCAAGGTGCTATTGCTTATGTTTCACCTATCGATTTCGCGAACTTTGAAATGCTTGTAGCTGAAAAGATGAACGAAGATGGTGCCATGCCTCTATTCTTACTATTGGATAGAATCACCGATGTGAGAAATTTTGGAGCAATTGCTCGTTCTGCTGAAATTGCAGGAGTTGATGCGATTATTATTCCAGAAGCGGGTTCAGCTCGTATTAATGGAGAAGCAGTTAAAACTTCTGCTGGAGCTTTGCATACATTGCCTATTTGTAAAGTGAAGCACTTGAAAGATGCTGTGTTTACACTACAGCAATATGGTGTGCAATGTGTGGCTGCATCAGAGAAAGCAAAAATATTCTATTATGAAGCAGACTTTAAGATGCCTTTGGGTATTGTGATGGGTTCTGAGGATAAAGGAGTAACTCCTGGAATCTTAAAAGTAGTAGAACAACAAGTTGCAATTCCACAGAAAGGAAAGATTCAGTCGCTTAATGTTTCTTCGGCAGCAGCAGTTCTTCTGTTTGAAGTGGTAAGACAAAGAGGATAG
- a CDS encoding ATP-binding cassette domain-containing protein: MISVEQLTVSFGGFDLFKNLTFKINPKDRIGLTGRNGAGKSTMLKVFAKQKEATSGEVVRPKDVTVGYLPQHMMVNDHRTVLEEAESAFDDILNMEKELVALNDALASREDYDSDEYMKLIEKVTEVTDRLQIIGAGNYMASIEQTLLGLGFKRDDFNRLTSEFSGGWRMRIELAKILLKRPDVFLLDEPTNHLDIESIQWLENFLKDYHGAVVLVSHDRAFLDNITNRTIEISLGTIHDYKANYSKYLDLRKERRQQLEASYENQQKMIKDTEDFIERFRYKATKAVQVQSRIKQLEKVDRIELDVEDRRSLNIKFPPAPRSGTIVVDAKEASKRYDHLVLDTVDFELERGKKVAFVGKNGEGKSTMVKMIMQEIAYEGEVNLGHNVKIGYFAQNQASLLDESLSVFETIDNIATGDMRTKVRDILGAFMFGGEDVDKKVKVLSGGERSRLAMIKLLLEPVNLLILDEPTNHLDISSKELLKQAIVDFEGTVIVVSHDREFLDGLVDEVVEFRDKKLRTHHDGIYGYLEKRQIELANEQVTLRAAQNKKSEEKLEDNDTSDSLSYEQKKEINKKISKAERALTEVEKQIEKFELKLEALDKEMELDPSKGADMDFFAKYEAVKRDLEEEMTKWENCTETLEEVSCLKTW, translated from the coding sequence ATGATTTCTGTAGAGCAGCTGACTGTCAGCTTTGGAGGGTTTGATTTGTTTAAGAATCTAACCTTTAAAATAAATCCCAAGGATCGTATTGGTTTAACTGGCCGTAATGGTGCTGGTAAATCGACAATGTTAAAAGTGTTTGCAAAACAGAAGGAGGCTACTTCTGGAGAGGTAGTACGTCCTAAGGATGTTACTGTTGGATATCTGCCTCAGCATATGATGGTTAATGACCATCGAACTGTTTTAGAAGAGGCGGAGTCTGCTTTTGATGATATCCTAAACATGGAGAAGGAGTTGGTGGCATTGAACGATGCTTTAGCTTCTCGTGAAGATTACGATTCGGATGAATATATGAAGCTGATTGAGAAAGTTACTGAAGTAACAGATCGATTGCAAATTATTGGAGCAGGGAATTATATGGCTTCAATTGAACAGACTCTTTTGGGATTGGGATTTAAGCGTGATGATTTTAATCGTTTGACTTCAGAATTCTCTGGAGGATGGCGTATGCGAATCGAGTTAGCTAAGATACTTTTGAAGCGTCCTGATGTATTCCTACTGGATGAGCCTACCAATCACTTAGATATTGAATCGATACAGTGGTTAGAGAATTTCTTAAAAGACTATCATGGAGCTGTGGTTTTGGTTTCTCACGATAGGGCTTTCTTAGATAATATTACCAACCGAACTATTGAAATTAGTTTGGGTACAATACACGATTACAAAGCGAATTATAGTAAATATCTCGATCTTCGAAAAGAGAGAAGGCAGCAGCTGGAAGCTTCCTATGAGAATCAACAGAAGATGATCAAAGATACGGAAGATTTTATTGAACGCTTTCGATATAAAGCGACCAAGGCGGTACAAGTTCAGTCACGTATAAAGCAACTTGAGAAAGTGGATCGTATTGAGCTTGATGTGGAAGATCGACGTTCGTTAAATATTAAGTTTCCTCCAGCACCTCGTTCTGGAACTATTGTTGTAGATGCGAAAGAGGCTTCGAAACGCTATGATCATTTGGTATTAGATACGGTTGACTTTGAGCTTGAAAGAGGTAAGAAAGTTGCCTTTGTCGGTAAGAATGGGGAAGGAAAATCGACCATGGTTAAGATGATTATGCAAGAGATTGCATATGAAGGAGAAGTGAACCTTGGTCACAATGTAAAGATTGGATACTTTGCTCAAAATCAAGCTTCTCTATTGGATGAGTCCTTGTCCGTTTTTGAAACGATTGACAATATTGCCACTGGTGATATGCGAACTAAGGTTAGAGATATCTTAGGTGCATTCATGTTTGGAGGGGAAGATGTAGATAAGAAGGTGAAAGTGTTGTCTGGAGGAGAGCGATCTCGATTGGCAATGATTAAACTTTTATTGGAGCCTGTAAATTTATTGATCCTAGATGAGCCTACCAACCACTTGGATATTTCATCCAAGGAGTTGTTAAAGCAAGCAATTGTGGATTTTGAAGGCACGGTGATTGTCGTATCCCATGATCGTGAATTTCTAGATGGTCTAGTTGATGAAGTGGTTGAGTTTAGAGATAAGAAGCTGAGAACACATCATGACGGAATTTATGGCTATCTTGAGAAGCGTCAGATAGAGTTAGCTAATGAACAGGTGACACTGCGTGCGGCACAAAATAAAAAAAGTGAAGAGAAATTAGAAGATAATGATACTTCTGATAGTTTAAGCTATGAGCAGAAGAAGGAGATCAATAAAAAGATTTCGAAAGCTGAAAGAGCATTGACTGAAGTAGAGAAGCAGATTGAGAAGTTTGAGTTGAAGCTTGAAGCGCTTGATAAAGAGATGGAGCTAGATCCATCTAAGGGCGCAGACATGGATTTCTTTGCAAAATATGAGGCTGTAAAGAGAGATTTGGAAGAGGAGATGACCAAGTGGGAGAACTGTACCGAAACATTAGAAGAGGTGAGTTGTTTGAAAACTTGGTAG
- a CDS encoding DUF2490 domain-containing protein has product MKNIFQKKWLYIFCILCSTYSFSNRSYAIDNYNQFRTYYFLSTPIKPNWNYVGALGYHYVTNNDNWNRIELRNELSYRFKRDIKFTAGARLNYVRKYHQNYQFEVRPYQAVSLTWPRLNSFNFVHRLMMEERFTWDLTGENEMFAQGRFRYRVDTKIPISKPALIPKSIYIRPMFETFISFGDNIDHAYFSQNKYTVAPGYIISNNLTLEFRYELINGKSATEHITNKKTNLFRLQLTHKLF; this is encoded by the coding sequence ATGAAGAATATTTTTCAAAAAAAATGGCTATACATATTCTGTATACTGTGCAGTACATATTCATTTTCGAATAGGTCCTATGCTATAGACAATTACAATCAATTTCGCACTTACTATTTTCTTTCCACGCCAATAAAACCAAACTGGAATTACGTTGGTGCTCTTGGATATCACTATGTTACAAACAATGACAATTGGAATCGAATAGAGTTACGAAACGAACTATCCTATCGTTTCAAACGTGATATTAAATTTACCGCAGGAGCACGTCTTAACTATGTCCGAAAGTACCACCAAAATTATCAATTCGAAGTCCGCCCTTATCAAGCAGTATCATTAACATGGCCTCGATTAAACAGTTTTAATTTTGTGCATCGACTCATGATGGAGGAACGATTTACATGGGATCTTACAGGAGAAAATGAGATGTTCGCACAGGGTCGTTTTCGTTATCGTGTGGATACAAAGATCCCAATATCAAAACCAGCACTCATTCCAAAATCCATTTACATTCGTCCAATGTTTGAAACTTTTATATCTTTCGGGGATAATATTGACCATGCATACTTTTCACAGAATAAATATACCGTCGCCCCTGGATATATCATTTCTAACAATCTGACTTTAGAGTTTCGTTATGAGTTGATCAATGGCAAATCTGCTACTGAACATATCACCAACAAGAAAACGAATCTTTTTCGTTTACAATTAACCCACAAACTTTTTTAA